One window of the Streptomyces sp. TS71-3 genome contains the following:
- a CDS encoding SRPBCC domain-containing protein translates to MAREFEIAREFEVDTPPQEVWEAITTGTGGWLWPMEYEPREGGAAPFGGTITRWDPPHRFTARVEDPEGVSGQTQNGLDHTIEARDEGRRSWVRYVHSGIFTDDWDNQYDGADKHTDFYLHTLRQYLAHFSGRPVTFAMVDAPAASAAPDAFAAVGRALGLADDAVAGTKVLARGPEPLDAVVDYRTPHFIGLRTGTALYRFFGRNHWGAPVGVTVHNFAAGADGERNGAAWEAWLGGVFA, encoded by the coding sequence ATGGCCAGAGAATTCGAGATCGCCCGTGAGTTCGAGGTCGACACCCCGCCCCAGGAGGTGTGGGAGGCCATCACCACCGGAACGGGCGGCTGGTTGTGGCCGATGGAGTACGAGCCGCGGGAGGGCGGCGCCGCGCCCTTCGGCGGCACCATCACCCGCTGGGACCCGCCGCACCGGTTCACCGCCCGGGTGGAGGACCCGGAAGGCGTCTCGGGCCAGACGCAGAACGGGCTCGACCACACCATCGAGGCGCGCGACGAGGGGCGGCGCTCCTGGGTGCGCTACGTGCACAGCGGCATCTTCACCGACGACTGGGACAACCAGTACGACGGCGCCGACAAGCACACCGACTTCTACCTCCACACGCTGCGCCAGTACCTGGCGCACTTCTCCGGCCGCCCGGTCACGTTCGCCATGGTGGACGCCCCCGCGGCGTCCGCCGCGCCGGACGCCTTCGCGGCGGTCGGCCGGGCCCTGGGGCTCGCCGACGACGCGGTCGCGGGCACCAAAGTGCTCGCCCGCGGACCCGAGCCGCTCGACGCCGTCGTGGACTACCGCACCCCGCACTTCATCGGGCTGCGCACCGGCACCGCGCTCTACCGCTTCTTCGGCCGCAACCACTGGGGTGCCCCGGTCGGCGTCACCGTCCACAACTTCGCGGCCGGCGCCGACGGTGAGCGCAACGGCGCCGCGTGGGAGGCCTGGCTCGGGGGCGTCTTCGCGTAG
- a CDS encoding winged helix-turn-helix domain-containing protein, producing MLDVTVIEDPAAAAVSLDPTRVRLLAELAAGPASAAMLAARVGVPRQKVNYHLRTLERHGLVELAGERRKGNVTERLMQATAASYVISPIALGAVQPDPGRARDQFSARWLLSVAARLVRDVGTLIVGAGRARRRLATFALDAEVRFASAADRAAFAEELTQGVSALVRKYHDGTAEGGREHRVVVALHPTVKEDPADGRLPAAAAAVTRPEPEPRPEPEPEPEA from the coding sequence ATGCTGGATGTGACAGTCATCGAGGACCCCGCGGCGGCCGCCGTCTCGCTGGACCCGACCCGGGTCCGGCTGCTGGCGGAGCTGGCGGCGGGCCCGGCCTCGGCCGCCATGCTCGCGGCACGCGTCGGCGTCCCCCGGCAGAAGGTGAACTACCACCTGAGGACGCTGGAGCGGCACGGCCTGGTGGAGCTGGCGGGCGAGCGGCGCAAGGGCAACGTCACCGAGCGGCTGATGCAGGCCACCGCGGCGTCGTACGTGATCTCGCCGATCGCGCTGGGCGCGGTGCAGCCGGACCCGGGCCGGGCCCGTGACCAGTTCTCGGCGCGCTGGCTGCTCTCGGTCGCCGCGCGCCTGGTCCGGGATGTCGGGACGCTCATCGTGGGCGCCGGCAGGGCGCGCAGACGGCTGGCGACCTTCGCGCTCGACGCCGAGGTGCGGTTCGCCTCGGCCGCCGACCGCGCGGCCTTCGCCGAGGAGCTGACCCAGGGTGTCAGCGCGCTCGTCCGCAAGTACCACGACGGTACGGCGGAGGGCGGCCGCGAGCACCGGGTGGTCGTGGCCCTCCACCCCACCGTCAAGGAAGACCCGGCCGACGGGCGGCTGCCGGCCGCTGCGGCCGCCGTCACCCGACCCGAGCCCGAGCCCCGACCCGAGCCCGAGCCGGAACCCGAGGCCTGA